The genomic stretch ttgagccttggtgataaggttctccggcaggtatcaaaggagacgacggcatcagggttatgggtgaaacttgaaagtttgtatatgaccaaatcgctggtaaatcgactctacctgaagcaagctttgtattcattcaagatgattgaagacaaagtattggctgagcagttggatatgttcaacaagctgattcttgatcttgaaaatattgatgtgaagatcgatgatgaagatcaagcgctgctactattgtgttctttgcctcgatcacatgctcacttcaaagaaactctcttgtatggaagggagtccctgacgtttgaagaagttcaatcagccttgtactctaaggacttgaatgaacgaaaggagcataaaccttcgactgttggcgaaggtttggccgttaaaggaaaactcttacgaaaggatggtaagtttgacaagaagaaaggcaaaagccagtcgaagtcttacggtggcgaagcatctggcattcgatgctaccattgtaagaaggagggtcacacaagaaaggtgtgccctgaacgcctgaaatatcatggaggtaaggataatggcaacgctgccattgttcaagatgatttcgaatcatctgatgttcttgtggtttcaagcagtgactctaagaaggagtggattatggattcagattgcacttggcacatgactccaaacaaagacttgttcgaggaattatgtgatcaagatggtggatcagtattgctgggaaacaacaaggcttgtaagattgcaggtgttggatctgtgagattcaagctccatgatgagtcaataaggttgttgactaaagtcaggtatgttcctgatttgaagagaaatttgctttctcttggtgaattcgacaagaaaggatatgttttccaaggagagaaaagtatcctaagagtcatgaaggggtcgaaggaagtcttgagaggcgtgaagaaacaaggcttgtatacccttgaggctgaagttgtaagtggttcgacaaatgttgtatccacgaaaccgttgtcgaagacagaaatctggcacatgagattgggccatgtcagtgaaaggggtctggtcgaattagggaaacaaaatcttcttggtggagacaaagtcgaaaagctgaagttttgtgaaccctgtgtacttggaaaatcttgcagagtgaagttcaacaaaggcaaacaaagaacacatggatcccttgattacatccatgctgatctttgggggcctgcaaggtgtgcatcacattcaggagcaaggtattttctatccatagtagatgattattccagaaaattatgggtattcatccagaagactaaggatgaaacttttgagaatttcaaaagttggaagactctggttgaaaatcagactggcaggaaggtcaagaggttgagaaccgacaatggccttgaattttgcaatgaggcattcgacagtttttgtgctgcctttggtattgcaaggcacagaactactgcaggtactccacagcaaaatggtttggctgaaagatttaatcgaactattttggagagagtcagatgcatgttgactagtgcggggttaaagaaggtgttctgggctgaggctgtttcgacagcaacatatctgataaacagatgtccttcgacagcgttagatatgaagacacctgaagaagtttggtcgggacatccaccagatctcgacaaactgagagtatttggctgcgtagcctatgctcacattaggcaagacaaggtcgaacctagagctctgaaatgcatgttcatgggataccctgaaggagtcaaagcttataggctatggtgcctagagccaggtcacaggaggtgtatcaccagtcgagatgtagttttcaatgaagctgaaatggcttttaagaaaactgatgatgttggtcgaagtacagaaacatctgactaagagctggaacaggtagagattcctgttgaggtggagcatgttgatgctgaattgcatatcccagatgaagtcgaagaagaagcagaagatgctgaagttgaggaaactgacgatgactacctattgtcgagagataggtcgagaagagtcatcaaaccacctcagagacttgggtatgcagatcttatagcttatgccttaatctctgcaagtgaagttctagacgaagaacctagagactataaggaagttatgaggagtcgaaataagactgaatggctgaaggccatggatgatgagatgaaatctcttcatgataatcatacttgggaactgatcaagaaacctgttggggcaaggttagtcagctgtaaatggatcttcaaagttaaggaaggaattgaaggagtgacgtcgaaaagatacaaggcaaggttagttgcaaggggtttcactcagaaagaaggtgtcgacttcaatgatgtgttttctcctgttgtgaagcataggtccattcgaatgttgcttgccatggtggcacagttcgatcttgaactggaacagatggatgtgaagactgcgttcttatatggtgatctagatgaaacgatcctgatgaggcaacctgaagggtatgtcgaaaaggggaaggaagattatgtgtgcaagttaaagagatctttgtatgggctgaaacaatctcctcgacagtggaataggagattcgacaagttcatggcacgcataagtttcattagaagtcagttcgaccactgcgtttacttcagatttcgacctggtaattcatttgttattttgttgctttatgtggatgatattctcatagcaagcaacagtgtcgaagatgtgatgagggtgaaggctgaactcaataaggagttcgatatgaaggatttgggagctgcttccaggattcttggaattgacattcgaagagatagaaaaaagtcgaagttatgcctatctcaagaggcatatctacggaagattcttgaaaagtttggtatgtcgaattcgaagccagttgtgactccaacaaaccctcaattcaagctgagtattgatcagtgtcccagtacttatgtcgaaagagcctatatgaatagcatcccatatgctaatatagttggttctttgatgtatgctatggtctgtactagacccgacatagcatacgcagtaagtcttgtaagcaggtacatggcgaatcctggaaaggctcactggcaagcattgaagtggattttaaggtacataaatgggtctctgaatagagtcctaatttatggtggagccttgggtgaagatagtaaagcaataatagaaggatatgtcgactctgattatgcaggttgtatggattccagaaaatctatttctggatatgttttcactatgtttggcactgcaattagttggaaagcaacacttcagaaggttgttgctctatcaaccactgaagcggagtatattgccctaactgaagctgtgaaagaagcattgtggcttgaaggttttgcgaaggagctgaaacttcaaggtcgaggtatcactgttaaatgtgatagttaaagtgcaatacacctgtcgaagaattcagcctatcatgagcgaactaagcacattgatgtgaggctacatttcgtcagaggagtaatcgagcgtggagaagtccaagtgctgaaggtttcgactgaagacaatgctgctgatatgatcaccaagacattgccgagttgcaagtttttccactgtatgcagttgataaagctgcatgaagaaagctagtttgttacttgacgttgtagagttaggtccaaggtggagatttgtgagatattggatcgaactctagtattgtggaagggtagcttcttggttcgacagttcgacagagttaagcatgaagtcgaaggattgttcacatgctggtgtcgaagtgtgcatgctgtagtcgaagatgggtctagcatgcagatgtcgaagatgctagggttgttagcatgttaaattaggttttagtgtttaaaccctaatttgttaagttagcttgtttattaagttggcttgtgtaatgggctttgctgaaaaagcccattagttagtatgttaggttttattataaatagcatactagtctctcatcattgctaagctgcaaatcctaatttagggtgagagaggttatttgttattcttgtaaacttgtaatcttgttttaagagaaagtgaaagaatagcagttataaccaattcttgtgttcttattctcttccctaattccctattatactttgttattggtatcgtttttcacaacagattGCAAAAgctgaaaaaatattttgttcaaggtagaagaacATTTTTTTCAGTTTTGCAATTCATTCTAAAAAAGGATGCATTCGATGGTGGGGCGACTATAAATAAGATAGCATTATGATAAAATCTTTTCAGTGAgtgttttataataaaatctgatTATTGTATCCCTCAGGTTATCAAAGAAACCGAAGGGTTAAATCATTCATTTTACAgttgttaacaaataaaaacataaagtgtATTAGTTGGGTTTGAAGCATGTCCTGAATGGTATATCACCTCAATTTTTAAAACACCCGAGACAACaagttgttttttttatatatatatatatatatatatatatatatatatatatatatatatatatatatatatatatatatatatatatatatatatatatatatatatatatatatatatatatatatatatatatatatatatatatatatatatatatataacgcgCCTTGGAATAAAACCTCTTTTTTTCTGGATGACGTGAAAGTTTCGTCATGAAAAGCGTTATTTGTTATAGTGCCCCATGATTCGTAAAGGTAACACCTAGGCAATGCCTTACTAGGCAAAGACCCTAGAGTCGCCCTTATTTGGAGTTCTCACAAATATAACACTATACAGTTCCTTAAGAACGAGGGCTTTAAAAAGGACAAAGTATTTTAAGGCTCATTTCAGGTTCCATCTTGTGGTATGGGGTGTGATCCTTTCAAACAGGAGGCGAGTCCCTCAACTTTGGGCGAGGCCCTCAATTGAAGGCAACATTTGTAATGCGAAGCGACCCTCGGATTGGGGCAAGACCCTCAATTGAGGGCGGGCTTTTTAATGGGAGGTGAGTCCCTCAACCGAAGGCGACCTTTTATTTTTGTAAGCCCCCTAATTGAGGGGGTGAGTTACCTCCCTTGCCAAATGTTTCATATTTAATCAAAATGTCAGCTGGGAATATCAACTAATCATTCAAACGATCATGTTTGCTTCCATTTAATGTAAGTAATGATGACCGGTTTTTTGAGACCTTAAATGTTATTGTCACGTGTCAGAAGCGTGTTGAGCTTTTCAAAATTATGGGGGAGCCTAAGAGGTTTCTTGTGGTTTTAAAACCTTTATAAAAAGTTTATCCTTCCACTTCCTTGCTCTATTTTACTCCCACTACTTCTGCAAACTCCTTTGAACTCCATAGCTTCTCTATACACCTTTAATTCTTCGTTCACAACCTTCTCATGTATGGATTTCGTTTTCTCTCTCCTCATTCTCTAGTGAGTAGGGATTATAAAGAAATGTTCGAGATATGGTTTAGGTTATTATAGAGTTGTAGGTTTTGAGGGTCATAATCATCCACTTTGATGATTGCGATGATGGTAGtgatttctttttgttcttttgtTTTCCCAAGAACAAAAAGATAATGGCCTCCCCTTCCGCCGTGCCTTATAAGGACAACGAGGAAATCGGTCATTACTATACTTCTGACGGCTAGATCCTCTCTTTTCAAATAGAAGTAGGGGTTTCTTTATCAGAAGATAAAGAGATGGTTATTTTGTAGGCTTGTTCACCGTCAGAGCGGGTGACCATGCATGTCCCTTTTGATCCtccctcttcttctcttcccATTTCCCCCTTTTGTCGTAGAGGTTCTAAGGGTTCTCAATGTTGTAACCTCGTAGTTGTTCCCTAACAGTTGGGGTTTTATTAGGACCTTCGAGATGGTCTGTGAAGAGCTGGAGATTTCTCTTATTGTATGAGTTTTCTCCTTTTATGCTACCAGGCCTACAAAAGGCGGGTTGGTGTCTTTAGGAGGTCTGCCGAGAAGGTCCCCTTTTGAGTCTCACTCTAACTACTACAAAAATTGGCAAGAGAGATTGGCCTGCAAGAGGATAACCTTCTATTGAGGGCGTTGATGTTGGAGGATATCGACCGGGAGAGGCGAGATCGGGTTGAGAAGAAGATGAAATCGAAGCTTCTAAAAGATATGGATGGTTATAGTGAAAGCCAGAGACTGCTGAAGGCCTTACAGAAATACAAGAAAACCTTGTATGAGAATCTTATGGATGTAAAGGCCAAGGCTGAAAAGATCACCGCTAAGGAGAATTCCTTGCAGTAGTCTCTGGATGTCACCTTCCATTCTAAAAAGGAGTTATAAGAAGAGGAGTGAGAGCTTACTGATGAGTCGGTGTTGACATCTAGCGTCTACTTTGAGCGAGAAAAATAGAAGGTTTTCTTCTTCTATCCCAAGCTAGATTTGAGAAAATTGGACTTCCATAAAGTTGTCCAAGAATACCAGCTAGTGAATGAAGAGGCGATGGCCCCTTTAGAGCCTAAAGGTTCAGTTCCGCAAGTGACATCCAATGTGATGGTGTGGCGACGGAAGGAGGTAAGTCTAGAACCCCTCATCTGAAAGATGCTATTAGGAATGAGGCAATTCAAGAGGAGAGTTAATGGCTTGGGTTTTCTTATAATGTTTCTTGGCCCCTGATGGCCTTTCGTTATATTTTTCCCCTGGTGGTCTTTTATATTAATTTCCTTTACTATTATTTTTCTCTATATCCATTTATGTATGATTTGGTTTTGGTTCTTGATTGGGGATACTTGTTAACATAGTACTCTCTTGAGGCACATCGTATACATATTCCTTCCCTTACAAAGGGAATAGTAAGGATCACTTATGGGAGTTTAATGATTTGATTGATTCTAAGGTTTGCAAGGGCTCCTCTTAGGGGTCCCGCAACTTGTTCGCCTTTGAGAGAGACAAGGATCCTTCTTAAGAATCTAGCGGTTTGATCGCCTATTATGGAGATCAAGATCCCACTTAGGGATTCATTATTTTAATCGTCTCTTAAGGCGGAAATGATCTTTCTTAGGGATCCATAATTTTGATTGTCTCTTAGGGTGATATGGATCACTCTTAGGGATCCAACATTTAACCTCCTCTTAGGGAGGTATGGGTCCCTCTTAGGGACTCATCATTTTGATCGCCTTTTAGAGCGATAAGGATCAGTGTACCTTATTATTAATGGACCTAATATTTCTTATTCATTGCAGGTTATTAGTCAAGAAAATGTATTTGTCCATCATAATACATTGTGAAGTTGTGCTTCATATTCTTCGTTATCCTCATTGAACTCGATTTCAGAGCCTTTTGTTTATGTCATCTTCTTCCTTAGAGTTACATGCTTACTCTAATCATAATTGGGTTGGTAATCATTCTAAATAGAAGTCTACCATGTGGTGTTGTATCTTTCTCGGAGATTCTCTCATCACttggaaaaatcaaaaacacaacaTTGTCTCCCATTCTTTTACAAAAGTTGAGTATCGCGTTATGGCATTCACAACTACTGAAATATTTTGGTTGTATTAGTTACTTTCTGATATGGTTGTCCCTCTTTTTAAACCAACTTTTATCTAATGTGATGACAAACATATCATTCAAATTCCCCATAATTCGGTCTTTCATGAACTTACCAACACATTGAGATTGACTGTCACTTCACTTGTCACCATCTTCAACATGACCTTtactttttttcatttatttcttCCTCCTTGCAGATTGTTGATTTGTTCACGAAGACATTTTCTAGCAAACATTTTCCTTTATTGAATGACAAACTTTTGATACTCTCTATTAATACACCGAGAGTTTGAATAGATGAGTtagataataattatattattatgtaaGGGTATTTTGGTAATTTACAATCTTTAATTTATATAATCTATTGTAAATCTTGTCTAACCTTTCTTTATTATTCTATTGAAACTCTAAGTAAATGAATGTTCTCTCTTTTGGTCTTCTTCATCCATCCTACTTTCTATATGTTCACCAAAGTTAACATTTTTTAcaccaaaaataaataatatataaactaaaattGTTAGACATATGTGATTTTACAGTAGGACATGTTCCCTCAACCGAGGAGAAGATTAGGCAGGACATACACAACCGAATCAAATTCTTATCAAGTCTATCGTGGCATAGCAATGTTGTAGAATTGTTAAAATCATTCAAGACTCAATAAGACTTTATAATTGACTTTATAATTGAGCAAGTTACTCGTTCTTTTTGTGTACAACAACTAAATGAAGACAAGAAATTGAATTTGTCAGTTTCAATTTGCTTTGGCAATCACACTAAGCTTATAAAAATGGCACTCAATTCACTAACAATAAATTGAAAATCAATATGAATTTGCTCAATAACCAAATGACACCAACTTTCGGTTTCGTCTAGCGCAACATCACTAGCTGCAAGCCGAAAGAACAGCATCAGGTATATGAGAAAATACAATCGAGAAAGGAGCAACCCTAATCGGCTTTGACGAGTTTACAAATATCGGCTCCAAAGGAGGGATATCACCATCTGAATTTACAGTTAAAACATTTCCATTCAGTAACATGGTTTGGCTATGTAAGTTTCCATTTGGTGAAGTTAGATGATACTCTTCTCTTGCTGTTTCACTTGTACTGCGAAGAGGTAGTTTcattatttttgaactataagaCATCTTTCGGTACGACAAACTGTTAGTGCTGCCAAATGTTGCTTCAATGGTTGTGCTGTTGTCGAGGTTGATCAATAGTATGGTGATTCCTTTCTGTAAGATCAAGTATATTGAATTAGATTTCAAGGTTAGTATCTATGAAACACTAACAGGAACACAAAACACAACACTGACAACAATGATAGTTTGAAAAAATTGAACACATATGTCAGTGTCGAACACCAGACACGTGTCTGACAAGTGTTGGTGCTACATAGGTTAGTTAATTAATATACATCAACTTAATAATCATAATGATAAAAATTTCACTTACGGATTGTTTTGCGCAGTGTGCATAAGCTCGTATCTTGTTTGTCCCTGAGAAGGTAGTTGATAGTACGCGTCTTCCCATGAGTCGGTGCCAAAGAAGAGCACtgcaaaataagaaaattttatcACATTTCCACTGAAAATGTTACCATTAAAGTTCTATGGATAATGGATCTACTTGAAATAAGATTCTAAAATTCAACATTTAATACCTATAATAATCTGGATTTGGATGGAAATTGGTAGTATTGAGTAAACCATAGTTTCCTCCTATCAAACTTTGTCTGCAATATGTTTTAGTATCGTATGACGCAGACATGCCGAGTTGATCCAAATACCTGTTTATGATACAATAACGTTAGCCGAAAATAGTTCTAAGCTATGAAGCACGTACACTAGACACGACACGTGTGGGGTGTCAGTGTCAAACACCGGACACGCCTTCAATCTGAAGTGTTGGTGTCTACATTCTCTAAGAAACATCTAAATGTATCTAAATCAAGGATCAAGGATAGTAAGCACTAACCAAAAACTATACACAAATGCGTCGGATACAAGATGATGGCCACTGTTATAAGCCCCGCCGGACTCACCAACCCACGATGTTGCTGAAGTTCCTGTACTTCCAAGTACATCTTTCAGGGCTTTGAATGTACTTTTCTCTCCGTCAAGATATGAAGGATTCAGAATTCTTTCCACAAGGTGCGTATCAACTCCTGGATAGAAGATAAATTAAGTTATCAGATATAATCAAGGATTTAAACGATACATACTTTCAAAGTGTAAACTCGTTATTCTTGCATATTAGCCGGTTTGGCGAAAGGTACCTGGTCCAAGGTTATAAATGTGGTGCGTGACGACATCCAAAGAGTTGCCAGATTTGGTTATAAACTCCTTGAACCATGTTGCATCAAAGAAACCTCCGGGAGCAATGACTAATGGCTTAGGCTCAATGTCTTTATACGCATTCTGAACAATGTTGCTTAAAGAAGCAAAATCAGAAGCATATTGGTCTGCTGAAATACGTGTTCCAACACCACTTCCGCTCAATTCATTGCCTGCCGGTAAAAAGAACTCACTCAATGTACTCAAGCCTCAAGCTAGTAGAATTTCATTCAATATGCATATCATATAAGTGCTTACCAAGTTCCCATCCATGAATGTCATAGTTCTTCCCAACAGTGTATTTAATAAACGATTCGGCGTTGGAGTAGTTCCAAGGACCTACTGCAGAACCAGAATGGATTGACTTTCCATTAAGAGCACTCAATCCAAACACAATCTTAGCCCTAAAATAAACAGTTTAACAATGTTAACTCTCAAAATCATAGTTTACAAATCCACTAGTCCCGAAACACACACACATGACACATATGTCTACGCTTTGCGCATACATACTACAAAGAGAACTGAAATTTACCCTGCTTTCTGGAAGAAATCATTAAGTTCATCCCATCTCGGCATTGGGAGGCACCCTTGTGTGAATCCAAACATTTCCGATTCGTTTCGAACAAAAGGAGTGCATGATTGTATGTAATCATCAGTCCCATATATCACCTTATCTTGCAAACTTCCGCCTAATCTCAGTTTCAACGGCGTAAAGGCTGGAAAAGCAAATGTTACCTTGATAAGTTTTTCAACTAACAATCATAAAAGAACTCAATCTAATTGATGATATTTTtatgataatattaaaaaattctcTCACCTTTCACAGCATTTAAAAAAAGCTTGTTGTTGAGATCCTgagatgaaaaaaaaaatgtaatggTGAAAATAAAGATCAAAACTAAAAACCCATCTAGCACCGGCGTGTCTGTGTCCATGTCCGTGTCAGTGACGCTAAAACTTGCGAATATCGATGTATAAATATGAGTGTTATTGTCGTTGTCGTTCTAGTGTCTGTGTCGGTGTCGTGTTTCATAGCTAAAAACTCAACCCAGAAAACAGAATAATTATCATgaagtaaaaaaagaaaaaaagtactAATATGCTGTTCTGTCATTGTTATATGCTGTGCATATTATAAACTTGTTCACCACAAACAGTGCTTAGATAGagatattataatttaaaaaccaAAACTTTGTTGCTTTCAATGCATTTTTTATTTGCAGATTAGCTCAATGAGATCCCCAACaagcattcaaaattcaaacatcattcccaaaaacacaaaaaaaaaaaacatcattaaacaaaaaaaacaaacattcTAAAACCCTTTCAAGACAAATTtgaaccaaaaaaaataaaaaataaaaagaaagaaaaggaaaaaaagaagaatataCCAGATTGAGAAGAGAAGCAAGACCCCAACTACAGGTCCCATAATCACATTTCTGAGGAGGCCACCAATCCAAAGTAGcacaaacaaaatcatcatcaatgTTCCCAATCACAGAACTCCCATCAATAACAACACTCCCTTTCTTCACACTTTCACTCACTGTGCCCACAGcaaaaaaaccaaaacatgcCAAATACACCAGACCCAGAATCTGAAACAAAGAACCCATTTTCAGAATCAACCAAATACAAGATCTTTGTCTTTACTCAAACATAAACATGTCTGCTgataatgatgatgttgatgatgttggTGGAGGGTGGTGAGGGTTTTACTGCACAGTCACATGCATAAAAAGACACAAAATTTGATgtcacaaaaatatatatatatattttgaaaagATGAATTATCTAGCTGGTTGGGTCTTAAATACATGTAGATGAAATTAAGGAGGTGTGTACGGATTTTTCAAGGATGCATTAAAGACATATTTATTGTGGATGAAATGAAATTAAGAAAAGATGCCGACGTTTGGTGGAAGAATATGAAATGCTACTCGTTGTAAGTAAATGTACTCAATGTGCTTTAGTGGAGATAAGTACATAGATATAGATATGCGTACCTGTTTTCTAAAGGGAAATGATTGATAGGTATAAAGATCGTGTCGCTAGCAAGATTTGTTAGGTCTAAGAAAGTGagagatatttttatttttatttttatttttatttaatttgagttttttttaatacAAGGAGATTTAAGTATATATTTTAGTATATATTTTAGAGAAATGCTACATTTACACCTCAATTTGACATTACACCGTATATAAAATACAATACAGTTCACTTtttacattattttattattttttgtgtattAGAATTTGATTCAAAGGCAAAATATTGTATACGATTACGGTGTAAAAGAATACGGTGTTACAATATGGTGTAACTATAGCAGTTCtctatattttaatatacgactCCATCTAATCGGCTAAATCGGCTAaagtttggttgttgttgttgtattttaatatattagtACCAACTAAAAATATAAGGTAAACAACTATATATTTATAAGATTGTTTGTGATGTTCGGGTGCTTTGATCATGTTTGGAATTAGCTCATATACAGAGAGGTGAAAAACTTTAAGTATGTTTTTTTGGGTGAAAAAGTTCGTCTCCTCTCATATAGGAATAAAGTATATTGGTCTCCCTGAAATCATGGGGAAAGTTATTTCCCTCGTGGACTCTTTCCTCAGTCAATTACATATGGCCACACCTCATCACTCACGTTTGTTGGGAAAGTGAGGACTACTTCGGTGCTCGAACCAAATATGGCGATATATCACGAGGACTTGAAAAAGACGAAGTATAGAATGTGTGTGGTCTTAAGGTTATTATGCGCGGATTCATCCCAAACGGGTTTTTTTCTAAGTGGAGTTTGTGGTGAGTCCCTCAAGCGTCAGAGACAATAGCtcatgaaacattaaatgctaATGATGATGAGTTTTCTCgagaaagaaaagaataaaaaccTTTACTCTCTTTACACGCATTAGAGACGTGAGGTTCCTTAGAACCCTTTTGCATGCCTAGTGAGGAGTGATCATTCCACACTCATCATAAGCTTAACTCTTTGTAAGTGGAGACTATAGACCCCTTCTTCTTTACGTTGTTTCTAAATTCCTTACTTCTTAGAACAAATTGCCTTCaaactctttcaaaaatttcaatcAGCCTGATCTTTCTCATATACAGGTATAACCTTTTCTATTCATTTTCCTTTCCTAAGAATCATTATCATTAGGGATTTAGATGAGAAAGATAAGGTGATAAAACCCTCTAATAG from Vicia villosa cultivar HV-30 ecotype Madison, WI linkage group LG4, Vvil1.0, whole genome shotgun sequence encodes the following:
- the LOC131594723 gene encoding heparanase-like protein 3, whose amino-acid sequence is MGSLFQILGLVYLACFGFFAVGTVSESVKKGSVVIDGSSVIGNIDDDFVCATLDWWPPQKCDYGTCSWGLASLLNLDLNNKLFLNAVKAFTPLKLRLGGSLQDKVIYGTDDYIQSCTPFVRNESEMFGFTQGCLPMPRWDELNDFFQKAGAKIVFGLSALNGKSIHSGSAVGPWNYSNAESFIKYTVGKNYDIHGWELGNELSGSGVGTRISADQYASDFASLSNIVQNAYKDIEPKPLVIAPGGFFDATWFKEFITKSGNSLDVVTHHIYNLGPGVDTHLVERILNPSYLDGEKSTFKALKDVLGSTGTSATSWVGESGGAYNSGHHLVSDAFVYSFWYLDQLGMSASYDTKTYCRQSLIGGNYGLLNTTNFHPNPDYYSALLWHRLMGRRVLSTTFSGTNKIRAYAHCAKQSKGITILLINLDNSTTIEATFGSTNSLSYRKMSYSSKIMKLPLRSTSETAREEYHLTSPNGNLHSQTMLLNGNVLTVNSDGDIPPLEPIFVNSSKPIRVAPFSIVFSHIPDAVLSACS